A genomic region of bacterium contains the following coding sequences:
- a CDS encoding SDR family NAD(P)-dependent oxidoreductase, which translates to MRVLVTGGAGFIGSNVANRLIGNGNEVIVFDNLSRRGSELNLKWLKKNGKFTFIKGDTRDKKAVNNVFKKYSPIDTVFHFAAQTAVTTSVINPAEDFEINAMGTFNLLEACRKEENKPLVVFSSTNKVYGKLENTSLVEKSKRYEAKNLKNGINESTKLDFYSPYGCSKGCADQYVRDYSRMYDLPTIVFRMSCIYGERQFGVEDQGWVAWFIITAIRNRQLTIYGNGKQIRDILFIEDYVNLCMSAVKNKDKIKGKVYNIGGGKENTISLLELIDTIEDKLGKKIKCKFSDPRPGDQLFYVSDTTKAKQDMKWKPNVNVAKGVHRLYQWLIEHKKEIESVLP; encoded by the coding sequence ATGCGAGTTTTGGTTACAGGTGGAGCCGGTTTTATTGGAAGTAATGTCGCTAATAGGTTAATCGGTAATGGCAACGAGGTAATTGTGTTTGATAATTTATCAAGACGCGGCTCGGAATTAAACTTGAAATGGTTAAAAAAGAACGGAAAATTTACTTTCATTAAAGGCGACACCAGAGATAAAAAAGCAGTAAATAATGTATTCAAAAAGTATTCTCCTATAGATACAGTATTTCACTTCGCAGCGCAAACAGCAGTGACAACTTCCGTAATTAATCCCGCAGAAGATTTTGAGATAAATGCAATGGGAACATTTAATTTGCTTGAAGCTTGCAGAAAAGAAGAAAATAAACCATTGGTTGTTTTTTCATCTACTAACAAAGTATACGGTAAACTTGAAAATACTAGTTTGGTAGAAAAATCAAAACGATACGAAGCTAAAAACTTAAAAAATGGTATAAATGAATCTACAAAATTGGATTTTTATTCGCCTTATGGGTGTTCTAAGGGATGTGCAGACCAATATGTCAGAGATTATTCAAGAATGTATGACTTGCCAACAATAGTATTCAGAATGTCTTGTATATACGGGGAAAGACAATTTGGAGTGGAAGACCAGGGATGGGTTGCATGGTTCATAATAACGGCTATAAGAAATAGACAATTAACAATTTACGGCAACGGCAAACAAATAAGAGATATCCTTTTTATTGAAGATTATGTTAATTTATGTATGTCTGCTGTGAAAAATAAAGATAAAATAAAAGGAAAAGTATATAATATCGGTGGCGGGAAAGAAAATACTATATCACTTTTAGAGTTAATAGATACGATAGAAGATAAATTAGGTAAAAAAATAAAATGTAAATTTAGTGACCCAAGACCGGGAGACCAGTTATTTTATGTTTCGGATACCACTAAAGCAAAGCAAGATATGAAGTGGAAACCAAATGTTAATGTTGCCAAAGGAGTCCATCGGCTTTATCAATGGCTAATAGAACATAAAAAGGAAATAGAAAGCGTTTTGCCTTAA